ATACTTAATGAGTCACTTGTTTTAGTTCATCACAATGATATACCTTTGTGGTGCACTCATTCTGCACAGTTAAATATGTTATGTCTGTAAATAAAAATGCACTGCTCCGTTACCAGGTACTGGATCGTTGTTTTAGAAACCCCGGCCGCAAGTTTTTTTGGCAAGACCTGCTTGCTGAAATAAACGAAGCACTGGAGGAGTATAATGGTCCGGAAAGCAAAATCAAAAGGCGTCAACTTTTTGATGATATTAAGTTTATGGAGAGTGATCAGGGATGGTCCATTCCCCTTGAAAGGCACAAAGACGGCCGAAAAGTATATTACAGATACTCAGATAAAGACTTCTCTATTTCAAATCAGCCTTTAAATGAAGATGAAAAAAATCAGATCGATGCTGCTATTTCTGTGCTATCAAGATTTGCGGGAGCCCCTCAGTTTGAGTGGGTTCAGGAAATGATACCTGTGCTCCAGGATCGCCTAGGGCTTAAGCAAAGCTCACGGGAAGTAATCAGCATTGAGTCAAACATAGATCTTAAGGGTATAGAGTATCTTGGAACTTTATATGATGCCATCGTTAATGAGTTGGTTTTAAAAGTTGAATATCAGAACTTTAAATCTGATGATAGCTTCGAACTCACTTTTCATCCTCATTTCCTGAAGCAATACAACAACCGCTGGTTTGCATTCGGCCTGAATGAGGAATTAGATATCCAAACCTGGAACCTTGCACTAGACCGGATACAAAATATTGAGCAGACCCAATCTGTATACATTCAATCAGATATAGACTGGAATGAATATTTCTTTGATATCATCGGAGTAACCCGCCCGGAAAATGGCAAAGTAGAAACGTTAGTATTGGAGTTTACCAAAGAACAGGCGCCATATGTAATTACCAAGCCCCTTCACCCTACCCAGAAACATGAGTCGGTAGATGGTAATCTCAGAGTGGAGATTGAAATAATACCTAATTACGAATTGAAAACACTTATTCTTTCATTTGGGGAGAAGGTAAAGGTCTTAAAACCTCAAAGTATTAAAGAGAGGATTGATTCCAGAATCCAACTAATGAGAAAAGACTGATTACTTACCAAATAACCGGCTCCACCAAGTCTTTTATTTGGTCCGGTTAGTAAGTGAAAATAAGCCCCACATAATTTATATCACCCAAAAAAAAAAAAAAGCCTGACCCGCTTTTCGCGAATCAGGCTTTGGTAAGCTCCCCGGGCTGGATTCGAACCAGCGACCAATTGATTAACAGTCAACTGCTCTGCCACTGAGCTACCGAGGAATATTGTAGCTTTTTTTGACTTTATTTGTTTCAATAAATAAAAAAGCCCCGTTGAAGGGGCGACAAATATAAAGACATTATCCGCCTACTTTCAACACTTTTCTTCACTTTTTATAGAAAACTTTCTGGAGCACCAATCCCGCCGCGGGAGCGGTATAAGTAGGTATTTCTGATTTGGGATTTCTCAATGCCTCCTCAAATTGATCCAGCGTCATTTTATTCTGTGCTACACGCACCATTGTTCCGACCAAACGCCTTACCATATTCCGCAAAAACCGGTTGGCCCTGATGTGATATTTGATCACCTCTCCCTCTTCCTCAAACTCCGAAAGCTGAATTTCACACAGAGTCGTCATGTTATCCTCATTAAATTTTGAGAATCCTTCAAAATCAAATTCACCCTTTAACAGAGCCGCACATTCTTCGAGTTTGGTATAGTCGACGGGTTGATTGAGCTGCCATGAATATCGCTCCTTAAGCGGCATCCATCTTTTTGTGATGGTGTATTCGTACTGCCGGCCGGTGGCATCAAATCGGGCATGGAAGTCACCCGCTACTTCCTCAATACCCGTGATCTGAATTTCTTTCCCAATCAGCTTGTTTGCTTTATAGATCAGATCATCAGCATCAACGTGTTCAGGCAGATCTAAATGCGCCGTTTGCCCGGTGGCATGGACGCCGGCATCGGTTCTGCCCTGTCCGATTATGTCCATATCGGTTTGCAGAATCGTAGAGAATGCATCCTCAATGGTTTGTTCAACAGTAGGAGTATTGGGTTGAATCTGCCAGCCGGAAAAATCGGTGCCGTCGTACTCAATCGTAAGTAGGTATCTTTGCATGCTTGCAATATATGAATGACTTTCAACATTCTTGAAATTAGAAATTACATATTCAGATTCGTCCCGAATTTTATCATCTTTGGTCAACAACAGAAGTCCGAAATCTTGAAGTTATATTATGCGCATTGAGTTAGATATTAAGCTTGGTTTTAAAAACGTGATGATTCGTCCTAAACGCTCTACCCTCAAATCCCGCGCGGACGTTTCGCTGGAACGAACCTTTAAATTTCTGCATGCCAAAAAAGGCTGGACGGGTATCCCGGTTATGGCCGCCAACATGGACACCACCGGCACTTTCGAAATGGGCACGGCCCTGGCCGGGCATAAGATGTTCACCGCCATTCACAAGCACTACTCCATCGAGCAATGGAAAGCTTTTTTAGATGCAGCAGATGAGTCCATCACCGAACATATCGCCGTTAGTACCGGAACCGGATCAGCGGATATGGAAAAACTCAATGCGCTGATGAAACGGTTTCCCCAACTTCGGTTTATCTGTATTGATGTGGCTAACGGTTATTCCGAGCACTTCGTGAAATTTGTGAAGAAAGTGCGGGAGAAATATCCCGATAAAGTAATCATAGCCGGCAATGTGGTAACCGGAGAAATGGTGGAAGAACTGCTACTGGCCGGGGCTGATATTATAAAAGTGGGAATCGGGCCGGGTTCGGTTTGTACTACACGACTCAAAACCGGCGTCGGGTTCCCCCAGCTTTCAGCGATCATCGAATGTGCCGATGCCGCCCATGGGTTAGGCGGACAAATTATTTCTGACGGCGGTTGTAAATCCCCCGGCGATGTAGCCAAAGCCTTTGGCGGTGGTGCCGATTTTGTGATGCTCGGTGGCATGTTTTCCGGTCATAAAGAAAGCGGCGGCGAATTGGTTGAGGAAGATGGGGAGAAATTTAAAACCTTTTATGGCATGAGCTCTGAAACCGCAATGGAAAAATACTCCGGCGGTGTGGCCGAATACCGCGCCTCGGAAGGTAAAACCGTGAAAGTGCCCTATCGCGGACCTGTAGAAGACACCGTTCAGGACATACTTGGCGGAGTGCGATCTACCTGTACCTATGTAGGAGCCAAGAAACTGAAAGAGCTGACCAAACGCACAACCTTCATCCGGGTTCAGGAGCAGTTAAATGAGATGTTTTCTGAGTAGGATTAACTTGGTGCTTTCTCAGGGCATAGCGATGCCGTGAACGACTCGCTTGCTTACTGGAATACACCTAATCCCCAACCACCATCTTACTAGTGACATCTCTCTCTTCCAGTAAACAAGCGAAGGGGTTCAGCCCTTCGCAGAAGTTTCAGCTACTCTTTATTCAACAACCGAAATATAATCGCCAGCTGGCCGGTATGATATGCGTTGTGTTCCAGAACCAGCAGAGCTTCGCGGAGTAGTGTTTGTCCATCTCCGTGCGGAATTTCAGCCTGAAGGTCATTTTTGGGGTTCAGAATGAAATTCATCATTTCATTGCGTTCATCGAAAAACTGCTTTTTCAACTCTTCCCACTCTTCTTCACTGGCCGGGGACTGTTCCATGGGCCAGTAATCATGAGGCCAGGTCATTCTCTCGTAATGGCTGTTTCGGCTGAAGTCCAGAATATCATATTGAGCTACGCGTAGATGAAAAAACTGCTCATAGAAAGAGTACGGGAGTCCGGCCGGACGCTTACCTAAATCTTCAAATTCAACTTCCTCCAGTAAATCCTCAATTTTTATAAAGGCCTGGCCGCCTTCCAGCTGATGAATTAAATGTTCCCGCGTTACCCGCTCCGAGTGATGTTCCATTAATTACTCTGGCTTTTGTTTGGTTTGAATTCATCCCTTAAATACATGTTATGTGAGAATCATTCAACCTAAGCATTAAATCCCCAACCACCATCTTACCATCGACAACCCTCTCTTCCAGTACACAAGCGAGGGGGTTCAGCCCTTCGATACTACATCAACCCACCACGATGTCGTGAACGACTCGCTTGTTTACCCGAATACACATAACCCTCAACCACCATCTTACCATCGGCAATCATCTCTTCAGGTACAAAAGCGAAGGGGTTCAGCCCTTCGATACTATTTCAACCAACCGCGATGCCGTGAACGACTCGCTTGTTTACCGGAAACCATCACTCCCTAAATTACTAATTCTCCACATACGACCATCTCTTCCTGCGCACAAGTAATCAGTTCTATCTCTTTACGAAAGATGCCCCTTAATAAAGGTGAAAAATAAATTGTAAGGAATCTGCTTATAATCGCTCTAACAAGAGAGACGGAACAGAACCCGCATAATGCCTAAAACCTATAACATGATCTGGGTACACATTGTATTCAGGACCAAAGAAAGTAAGCCCTGTCTCTCCTGGGAGATAAGAAATGCCGTATGTGACTTTATCAAGAAAGAGGGAAACCGAAGGGGATTCTTCGTTGATACCGTAAATGGAGTCAGAGACCATTTGCATGTGTTACTCAGGATCAGAACTACACAAACCGTAGCGGATGCTGTCAACTGGATTAAAGGAGCCTCATCTCGATGGCTCAATTTACAATACAACTGGAAATATGGCTTTGAATGGCAGGAAGGATACGGCGTTTTCTCAGTAAGTATTGATGATATAAAAAAGGTCAGAGCCTATATCTATAATCAGGAGAAACATCATAAATCCAAGACATGCATTCCTCAATTTGAAGAAACAGAATCTCGTACTCAACCAACCGAGTTGCCCTAAACGACTCGCTTACTTACCCGAATACACCTAATCCCCAACCACCCACCATCTTACCATCGGCAACCATCCCTTCCGGTACACAAGCGAAGGGGTTCAGCCCTTCGGTAATTAATCACCCAAAAAATTATGGATTTATATCGCCGTCAGATTGTTTAATTTCCGTCATATATATTAAACCTATTTTGACTATTCCATGAACACTTTTTTGAAGCTGTTGATCTTTTTTGTCATCCTGATTTTGGGATTTGCCGGGCTGGCTTTTTACTGGACGTTCTACAAACCCCTTCCCGATTATGAGGAAACCATTTCATTGACCGGACTTTCTGAAGAGGTTCAAGTCCATTGGGATGCTTACGGTGTTCCGCATATCTACGCGGATAACGAAGATGATTTATACTATGCTTTGGGGTATGTTCACGCCCAGGACCGCCTATGGCAAATGACGCTCACCCAGATTGCCGCCGAAGGTCGTTTTGCAGAATTTTTTGGAGAGAATGAGGAGCTGATTGAGCTGGATAAATATCAGCGGACGCTTGGGTTTTGGAAAATAGCACAGCAGCTGGTGGACACGCTCGGACAAGAAGAACGGGAGGTGCTGAATGCATACACACATGGAGTGAATGCTTTTGTGAATAACAACACGAACCGACTGCCTGTGGAGTTTTCGCTGACGGGAATTCAGCCGCTGAGATGGACCCCGGCACGCTCTCTGGCCGTCAGCCGGCTTATGGGATGGGAATTGAATATGGGATGGTGGAGTGAAGTTACCTACGGATACCTCCGGGAAAAACTCCCCGCCAATCAGTTTGAACAACTTCAATTGCGTTTTCCTGAATCGGCTCCAACTTCCCTGGATGATGAGGAGTCGATGGGTTACTCCGCTGCCCTTATGCCCATGCTTCAACAGGAAATTAAGAAAAGGGAACTCCTCGAAATGGAAGGCACCCATGTAGGCAGTAACGCCTGGCTAATTGACGGTTCCAAATCAGAGACCGGTTACCCGATGCTGGCGGGCGACCCTCATCTCGGACTGGATATGCCGGGCAAGTGGTATGAAGTGCATCTGAACCTGAATGGCAAGAATGTATCCGGGGCAACGTTGGCCGGAGTACCAGCGGTTATCATCGGGCAGAATGATCAGATAGCTTGGTCATTTACCAGCATCATGAGTGATGACACCGACTTTTTCCTCGAGCAAACCGATCCGCTGGACCGTGGCCGGTATGTTGCCGATTCCCTCAATGACACCACTGCCTCTTACCGATCGTTTGATAAAATCAGAGAAATCATCAAAGTGAAAGATGGTGATGACCGGTCGTTTGAAATTCGATATACCAAGCACGGGCCCGTTATTTCTGATATCTATCCTGTACAGGAGCTCACCGAAGATAAGGTGATCTCCATGCAATGGACCGGCTACGAAATGAGCAACGAAATGCGAACGCTGTACCAAATCAACTGGGCTGAGGACTTCCAGGATTTTAAAGACGCTCTTCCTTCATTTGGAGTACCGGGATTGAATCTGATGTATGCAGATGTGGAAGGAAATATAGCCATGTATTCGGTGGCTAAACTCCCCATTCGTAGCGGAGATCCCATCACATTACGGGAAGGTTGGGATCCGGCTCAGGACTGGCAGGGATTCATTCCCCACGATCAAATGCCCCGACTTATCAATCCCGAGGACGGCTGGATTGCCAATGCTAACAACAAAATCACTACCGACAGTTACCCTTATTACATTGCATTTTTTTGGGAGCCGCCTTCAAGAATTGAGCGAATCGAGCAGGTGCTTACAGCTGATTCAACCTTGGGATACAACCAGTTTCAAAGCTTGCAGAATGATTCCTATTCGGCCTTTGCAGCAAAACTCACCCCCAAGATTCTGGAGATCATCAAAAACCAGGATGCCTATAACTTTGACCTCCCCATCTCATACCTGGAGAATTGGAATTATAAGTACGATTTGAAATCCACAGCTGCATCAATATTTGATGTGTTTTTCGTCAACTTCACGGAGAATACGCTGAAGGATGATTTTGGTGATGTGGCCTATTCCAATTTCATTCATCATGAGAATATTCCGGTTCGAACCATGTCATCACTCATCGATACCGAAAGTTCGTTCTTTGATGACCTGACCACCGAATCGGTTGAGACAAAAGAAGATATGGTTGTGAAGAGTATGCAGGATGCCATCCTGTTTCTGAGTGATTCTTTAGGAAGCGAACCCTTTGAATGGAGATGGGAACAGCTGCATACATTGATGCTGGAACCACCGCTTTTATCACGCGCAGCTGAAGACCCCGAATCACCAAATGCGCTAAAGCATATTGTTGATAATGTACTCAGCAAAGGACCCTACAAAGTTCCGAGTCATGGAATGAGCGTAAACAATGGTCAATACAGGTGGAATAATGCTTTTGAGATGATTCTCGGCCCATCCATTCGCCGCATTTCTGACTTATCAGATATGAGCCGAAGCAAAAGTATCCTCCCGACCGGCCAATCAGGCAATCCTCTATCAGATCATTATGGGGATCAAACCAATATGTGGCTGGATGGACAGTATCGCTGGTTGTATCAAGACTCTACCCTTTTTGAAGAAGCTGACATCCGAACCATGCGGTTGGTGCCTGTTGAGTAAATCTGCGTAATTGTTTTATTCTAACATCTCTTATCAACGATGCCGTAAACCGCTCGCTTGCTTACTTGAATACATCTCAGCCTTGGACAACTTCTAACACAAAGCAACCATCTCTTCCAGTACCCAAGCGAAGGGGTTTAGCCCTTCCATGCTAAGCCAATCTACCGCGATGCCGTGAACGGCTCGCTTGCTTACTGGAATCCACCTCAGCCTTGGACAACTTCTAACACAAAGCAACCATCTCTTCCGGTACGCAAGCGAAGGGGTTCAGCCCTTCGCGAAGTGTGATGTACCGCATATGTTTTCACCCTCGCTGCATTCACCAATTTTAACAAATCCATCCGCAACAAGAATTTATGAAGCAGCGTATTTCTGCACCGCGTATATTCCGCTCTTAACCTAATTTATTCCTGCTATGAAACCACGCATACTTTATCTTTTCTCAGCCCTCCTCATTTCCTCCTTTATAACAGCCTCTTGTGTTCAGAAACAAACCGAATTCTCTGTTGAGTACGAGAAATTCACTCTGGATAACGGCTTGGAAGTCATTTTTCATAAAGACCATTCAGACCCGGTTGTGGCGGTGGCATTGACTTTCCACGTAGGTTCTGCCCGTGAAATTGAAGGACGAACGGGTTTTGCTCACCTTTTTGAACATTTGCTGTTTCTGGAATCTGAGAACTTAGGTAAAGGCGGGTTGGATAAAATGAGCAGCCGCATCGGCGGTTCAGGTGCAAACGGTTCCACCAGCCGAGACCGCACCAATTATTTTCAGACGGTCCCAAAAGATGCCCTGGAGAAAATGATTTGGGCTGAAGCCGATAAACTCGGCTACTTCATTAATACCGTGACTGAAGCTGTACTGGCGAAAGAGAAACAGGTGGTGAAAAATGAAAAGCGCCAGGGCGTGGACAATGCCCCTTATGGTCATGCTAACTATGTAGTGGGAAAGAATATGTATCCGGCCGAACATCCTTACAACTGGCAGGTAATCGGTTCGCTGGAAGATCTCCAAAATGCTACGCTTCAGGATGTGAAGGATTTCTATAACCAATGGTACGTTCCCAACAACGCCACTCTTGTGATTGCCGGAGATTTTGATTCAGAGCAAGCCAAAGCCTGGATCCACAAATATTTTGATGAAATTCCACGGGGTGAAGACATTGAGCCTTTACCGGATATGCCGGCCGATCTGGATCAAACCAAGAAAAAATATTACGAAGATAATTTCGCCCGACTTCCGGAATTACGACTCGTTTGGCCCGGTGTGGATTTATATCATGAGGATGCCTATGCACTGGATATCCTGACGGAACTGCTTGCTGATGGCAAAAAAGCTCCGCTGTACAAGGTATTGGTTGAGGAGCAGGAACTGACCTCTAACGTATATATGAATAGCGGAAACTCTGAGCTTGCCGGGGAAATTGCCTTCATCACCCGTGCATATCCCAATACTGATTTGAATGATGTTGCAGGAGCGGTCAACGAAGCTTTTATGAGGTTTGAAGATGAGGGATTTACCCAGGCCGACCTGGACCGGATTAAAGCCGGCATTGAAACCGATTTTTATAACGGGCTTTCCAGCGTGTTAGGGAAAGCATTTCAGCTGGCGCAATACAATATCTTTGCGGGTGATCCCGGATACATCAACAAGGACATTCAGAAAACCCTCGCGGTCACCAAAGAAGATGTGATGAGGGTTTATCAGAAATATATAAAGGGCCAATATTTTGTAGCCACCAGCTTTGTACCTCAAAGGGGGGCTGATCTGGCTTTAGATGGTTCAGAACCAGCTGAAGTTGTGGAAGAAGAAATCGTGCAGAATGGGGAAGGTGAAAGCTTTAGCCTGCCCGAAGAAACTGCCTATGAAAAAACGCCATCCAGCTTTGACCGATCTGTAGAACCACCCTATGGTGAAAGTCCGGATTTGAAAGTACCGGAAATCTGGGAAACGGAACTCGCCAGTGGATTGGATGTATATGGAATCGAGAATTATGAGCTTCCTCTGGTTGAGTTTGAGATCACGATCAAAGGTGGATTAATGCTTGAAAATCCCGAAAAAACCGGCGTGGCCAATTTGGTTGCCGAACTACTGACAAAAGGCACAGCCAATAAAACACCGGAAGAACTGGAACAGGCCATCGATGAGCTGGGAGCAAGCATTAATATCTTCTCAGGCCGTCAGTCGGTCACCATCAGAGGGAATTCCCTGGCGCGTTACTATGATGAAACCATGGCCTTGGTAGAAGAAATGCTGCTGGAACCCCGCTGGGATGAGCGTGAATTTGAGCTGGCCAAACAAAGTACGATGAGCCAGATTGCTCAGCAGAGTGCCAACCCGAACAGTATTGCCACAAATACCTTTAACAAGCTGCTTTACGGTGAAGACCACATTTTATCCTTCAACCCAATAGGAACCACATCAAGTATCGAGGCTATTAAACTGGATGATCTGCAAGCATATTATGCGAACTACATCTCCCCTTCTGTGGCTGATATGCACGTGGTGGGGGCAATTGATCAGAGTGAAGTTGTTGCATCTCTTGACAACCTAAATGACCGCTGGGAAGCCAAAGAGGTAGAACTGCCGGAATTTAAAACCCCGGAGCCACCTTCAGCCTCCAAGGTGTATTTCTATGATGTACCTGATGCCAAACAATCGGTACTCAGATTCGGTTACCTGGCCATGCCGGAAACCCATCCCGATTTCTATCCTGCTGAGGTGATGAACTACAAGCTGGGCGGTGGCGGATTTGCTTCACGCTTCACCCAGGAACTGCGGGAAGGAAAAGGCTATACCTATGGTATCGGTTCCGGCTTTTCCGGCTCAGACATCGCCGGACCTTTTGTGATTTCGAGCGGAGTCCGAACCAATGTCACCTACGAATCAGCCGCATTAGTTAAAGAAATCCTCGAAGATTATCCTGACACTTTCACCGAAGAAGACCTGAAAAACACCAAAAGCTTTTTACTGAAAAGTAATGCCCGCCGATTTGAAACTTTAGGCGCAAAACTGAACCTGTTAGAAAATATCAGTGCCTATGGCTGGTCGCCTGATTACATCAAACAGCGGGAAGAAGTGGTGAAAAACATGACGCAAGAACGCATCCAGGAGCTGGCCCGAACCTATGCCAATCCCGATAAAATGATCTGGCTGGTGGTCGGTGATGCCAAAACACAAATGGATCGCCTGCAACAATTAGGCTTTGGAGATCCCATACTGGTAAACGAATACTTTAAGGAAGGTAAGTAGATAGTTAGACGTTAGATGTAAGATGTAAGATGTAAGATGTAAGATATTAGAGATAAAATGCAGGCAAATCTTAGATCTTTAGTCTAACATCTTACATCTATAATCTATAATCTAGTAACCAATATAACTCTGTCCTTCTTTCAGCTCGATGATGCCATCTTTGGTGGTAAATTTTACCGGTATGGAAATGAATCCTCCTCCTCTTTTTGCTTTCTTTACCGTAAAATGCAGATGAGGTCCGGTTGCATATCCTGTAGCGCCGGAATACCCGATTAGCTGACCGGTTCGAACCTCCTGCCCCAAACGCACTTCCACGCCTCGGTGCCTCAGGTGCGAGTAATCGGCAAAGGTTCCGTCATCATGC
The nucleotide sequence above comes from Gracilimonas sp.. Encoded proteins:
- a CDS encoding WYL domain-containing protein translates to MSVNKNALLRYQVLDRCFRNPGRKFFWQDLLAEINEALEEYNGPESKIKRRQLFDDIKFMESDQGWSIPLERHKDGRKVYYRYSDKDFSISNQPLNEDEKNQIDAAISVLSRFAGAPQFEWVQEMIPVLQDRLGLKQSSREVISIESNIDLKGIEYLGTLYDAIVNELVLKVEYQNFKSDDSFELTFHPHFLKQYNNRWFAFGLNEELDIQTWNLALDRIQNIEQTQSVYIQSDIDWNEYFFDIIGVTRPENGKVETLVLEFTKEQAPYVITKPLHPTQKHESVDGNLRVEIEIIPNYELKTLILSFGEKVKVLKPQSIKERIDSRIQLMRKD
- the truA gene encoding tRNA pseudouridine(38-40) synthase TruA — its product is MQRYLLTIEYDGTDFSGWQIQPNTPTVEQTIEDAFSTILQTDMDIIGQGRTDAGVHATGQTAHLDLPEHVDADDLIYKANKLIGKEIQITGIEEVAGDFHARFDATGRQYEYTITKRWMPLKERYSWQLNQPVDYTKLEECAALLKGEFDFEGFSKFNEDNMTTLCEIQLSEFEEEGEVIKYHIRANRFLRNMVRRLVGTMVRVAQNKMTLDQFEEALRNPKSEIPTYTAPAAGLVLQKVFYKK
- a CDS encoding GMP reductase, whose amino-acid sequence is MRIELDIKLGFKNVMIRPKRSTLKSRADVSLERTFKFLHAKKGWTGIPVMAANMDTTGTFEMGTALAGHKMFTAIHKHYSIEQWKAFLDAADESITEHIAVSTGTGSADMEKLNALMKRFPQLRFICIDVANGYSEHFVKFVKKVREKYPDKVIIAGNVVTGEMVEELLLAGADIIKVGIGPGSVCTTRLKTGVGFPQLSAIIECADAAHGLGGQIISDGGCKSPGDVAKAFGGGADFVMLGGMFSGHKESGGELVEEDGEKFKTFYGMSSETAMEKYSGGVAEYRASEGKTVKVPYRGPVEDTVQDILGGVRSTCTYVGAKKLKELTKRTTFIRVQEQLNEMFSE
- a CDS encoding DinB family protein, yielding MEHHSERVTREHLIHQLEGGQAFIKIEDLLEEVEFEDLGKRPAGLPYSFYEQFFHLRVAQYDILDFSRNSHYERMTWPHDYWPMEQSPASEEEWEELKKQFFDERNEMMNFILNPKNDLQAEIPHGDGQTLLREALLVLEHNAYHTGQLAIIFRLLNKE
- the tnpA gene encoding IS200/IS605 family transposase, with translation MPKTYNMIWVHIVFRTKESKPCLSWEIRNAVCDFIKKEGNRRGFFVDTVNGVRDHLHVLLRIRTTQTVADAVNWIKGASSRWLNLQYNWKYGFEWQEGYGVFSVSIDDIKKVRAYIYNQEKHHKSKTCIPQFEETESRTQPTELP
- a CDS encoding penicillin acylase family protein; translation: MNTFLKLLIFFVILILGFAGLAFYWTFYKPLPDYEETISLTGLSEEVQVHWDAYGVPHIYADNEDDLYYALGYVHAQDRLWQMTLTQIAAEGRFAEFFGENEELIELDKYQRTLGFWKIAQQLVDTLGQEEREVLNAYTHGVNAFVNNNTNRLPVEFSLTGIQPLRWTPARSLAVSRLMGWELNMGWWSEVTYGYLREKLPANQFEQLQLRFPESAPTSLDDEESMGYSAALMPMLQQEIKKRELLEMEGTHVGSNAWLIDGSKSETGYPMLAGDPHLGLDMPGKWYEVHLNLNGKNVSGATLAGVPAVIIGQNDQIAWSFTSIMSDDTDFFLEQTDPLDRGRYVADSLNDTTASYRSFDKIREIIKVKDGDDRSFEIRYTKHGPVISDIYPVQELTEDKVISMQWTGYEMSNEMRTLYQINWAEDFQDFKDALPSFGVPGLNLMYADVEGNIAMYSVAKLPIRSGDPITLREGWDPAQDWQGFIPHDQMPRLINPEDGWIANANNKITTDSYPYYIAFFWEPPSRIERIEQVLTADSTLGYNQFQSLQNDSYSAFAAKLTPKILEIIKNQDAYNFDLPISYLENWNYKYDLKSTAASIFDVFFVNFTENTLKDDFGDVAYSNFIHHENIPVRTMSSLIDTESSFFDDLTTESVETKEDMVVKSMQDAILFLSDSLGSEPFEWRWEQLHTLMLEPPLLSRAAEDPESPNALKHIVDNVLSKGPYKVPSHGMSVNNGQYRWNNAFEMILGPSIRRISDLSDMSRSKSILPTGQSGNPLSDHYGDQTNMWLDGQYRWLYQDSTLFEEADIRTMRLVPVE
- a CDS encoding pitrilysin family protein, which translates into the protein MKPRILYLFSALLISSFITASCVQKQTEFSVEYEKFTLDNGLEVIFHKDHSDPVVAVALTFHVGSAREIEGRTGFAHLFEHLLFLESENLGKGGLDKMSSRIGGSGANGSTSRDRTNYFQTVPKDALEKMIWAEADKLGYFINTVTEAVLAKEKQVVKNEKRQGVDNAPYGHANYVVGKNMYPAEHPYNWQVIGSLEDLQNATLQDVKDFYNQWYVPNNATLVIAGDFDSEQAKAWIHKYFDEIPRGEDIEPLPDMPADLDQTKKKYYEDNFARLPELRLVWPGVDLYHEDAYALDILTELLADGKKAPLYKVLVEEQELTSNVYMNSGNSELAGEIAFITRAYPNTDLNDVAGAVNEAFMRFEDEGFTQADLDRIKAGIETDFYNGLSSVLGKAFQLAQYNIFAGDPGYINKDIQKTLAVTKEDVMRVYQKYIKGQYFVATSFVPQRGADLALDGSEPAEVVEEEIVQNGEGESFSLPEETAYEKTPSSFDRSVEPPYGESPDLKVPEIWETELASGLDVYGIENYELPLVEFEITIKGGLMLENPEKTGVANLVAELLTKGTANKTPEELEQAIDELGASINIFSGRQSVTIRGNSLARYYDETMALVEEMLLEPRWDEREFELAKQSTMSQIAQQSANPNSIATNTFNKLLYGEDHILSFNPIGTTSSIEAIKLDDLQAYYANYISPSVADMHVVGAIDQSEVVASLDNLNDRWEAKEVELPEFKTPEPPSASKVYFYDVPDAKQSVLRFGYLAMPETHPDFYPAEVMNYKLGGGGFASRFTQELREGKGYTYGIGSGFSGSDIAGPFVISSGVRTNVTYESAALVKEILEDYPDTFTEEDLKNTKSFLLKSNARRFETLGAKLNLLENISAYGWSPDYIKQREEVVKNMTQERIQELARTYANPDKMIWLVVGDAKTQMDRLQQLGFGDPILVNEYFKEGK